A genomic window from Streptococcus sanguinis includes:
- the rpmG gene encoding 50S ribosomal protein L33 produces the protein MRVNITLEHKESGERLYLTSKNKRNTPDRLQLKKYSPKLRKHVVFTEVK, from the coding sequence ATGCGCGTAAATATCACACTTGAACACAAAGAATCTGGTGAACGCTTGTACCTTACTTCTAAAAACAAACGCAACACACCAGACCGTCTTCAATTGAAGAAATACTCACCAAAACTTCGCAAGCACGTTGTGTTTACAGAGGTTAAATAG
- the rpmF gene encoding 50S ribosomal protein L32, with amino-acid sequence MAVPARRTSKAKKNKRRTHYKVTAPTVTFDETTGDYSRSHRVSLKGYYKGRKIAKAAAAE; translated from the coding sequence ATGGCAGTACCTGCACGTCGCACTTCCAAAGCGAAGAAGAACAAACGCCGCACTCACTACAAAGTGACAGCTCCAACTGTAACTTTTGACGAAACTACTGGTGATTACTCACGCTCTCACCGTGTATCCCTTAAAGGATACTACAAGGGCCGTAAGATTGCCAAAGCTGCTGCAGCAGAATAA